ACCGCGTGAACCGGGACCAGTTGCGTGAGTTGATGGAAGCGGTGCAGGGCGGCGAGATTTCGCCGGATGCTGCGTGCGACCGGTTGAAGAATCTCCCCTTTGAAGACCTTGGATTTGCCAAGGTGGACCATCACCGCTCCGTGCGCACGGGGATGCCCGAGGTGATCTATAGCAAGGGCAAGACCTCGGAACAGGTAGCGGGGATTTTTGCGAGTCTCGCGGCTTCGGGAGTGAATGTTCTGGCGACGCGCGCGAGCCGCGGCCAGTTTGACGCGGTGCGGCTGGTTGAGCCGCGAGCGGTCTTTCATGAGGCTGCCGGATGCATCACGCTTCAGCAGCAGGCGCTGCCGGTGCGTACGGGCCGGGTGGGTATTGTCTGCGCTGGAACGAGCGATCTGCCAGTGGCCGAAGAGGCTCGCGTGACCGCGGAGCTGATGGGCAACGATGTGGACATGGTGGTGGATGTCGGCGTTGCCGGGTTGCACCGATTGCTTTCGCAACACATGCGGCTGCAGGAGGCTACGGTGCTGATTGTGTGCGCGGGAATGGAGGGCGCGCTACCCTCGGTGGTGGGCGGTTTGGTTGGAGCGCCGGTGATAGCGGTGCCGACGAGCGTTGGGTATGGCGCGTCGTTTGGGGGCGTAGCTGCGCTGCTGGGGATGCTGAATTCGTGCTCGCCGAATGTTACGGTTGTGAATATCGATAATGGATTTGGGGCGGCGTACGTCGCGACGCTGATTAATCGAGTTGACCGCGTGAAGTGATGGCCTCACCTGAAAACCGAGTCGATAAAGAAGATCTACTTTGATGTCAGTGCAACCGCATGTGATTGTCCTCGGATTGGGTGCGGCCGGCAGCAGCATTGCTGCGACGCTTGCGCGGCGGGGATTGCGAGTGACAGGCATTGAGCAGTTTTCGCCGCTGCATGAGCGCGGTTCGTCCCATGGCGATACGCGGATCTTTCGCCGCGTGCCGCATGAGGGCGCGGTCTATGTAGAGATGGCGACGGCCAGTTTTCATGGCTGGAATGCGTGGAATCGCCTGGCCGGCGAGAGCTTGCTTGTGGAGTGCGGCGGTATCGACGCGGGGCCGCCAGAGAGCAGGCTGGTTAAGGCAGCAGAAGAGCTGTGCGAACGATATGGCCAGCCCTTCGAGTTGCTGGATGGGGGCGCGTTCAATCGAAGGCATCCTCACTTTCGATTGCCTTCGGATTGGCGCGTGGTGTATCAGCGGTTGAGCGGGTTTGTCAGGCCTGATGCTACGCGTAGTTTTCTGCATAAAATGGCTCGCGAC
This portion of the Acidicapsa acidisoli genome encodes:
- the larB gene encoding nickel pincer cofactor biosynthesis protein LarB; this encodes MNRDQLRELMEAVQGGEISPDAACDRLKNLPFEDLGFAKVDHHRSVRTGMPEVIYSKGKTSEQVAGIFASLAASGVNVLATRASRGQFDAVRLVEPRAVFHEAAGCITLQQQALPVRTGRVGIVCAGTSDLPVAEEARVTAELMGNDVDMVVDVGVAGLHRLLSQHMRLQEATVLIVCAGMEGALPSVVGGLVGAPVIAVPTSVGYGASFGGVAALLGMLNSCSPNVTVVNIDNGFGAAYVATLINRVDRVK